From the genome of Streptacidiphilus sp. PB12-B1b:
TGCCGTACCCGGCGAAGGCCAGCAGACCCAGGCCGAGCAGCGGGCGCCAGCGCAGTCGGCGGGCCGCGCGCGGGCGGGCCTGCTCGGCGGCGGCCTCGGCCGCCAGCAGCACCAGGATGGGCACGCACCAGACCCAGTGGTGGGTCCAGCTGATCGGCGACACCAGCAGCGCGGTCAGCGCCGCGCAGACCGCGCCCCAGGCGTCGGCGCGCGGCAGGCGGGGGCCGACGCGCGCGGTCCGGGCGGCGACGGCCAGCCCGGCGGCGGCGGTGAGGCCCGCGGCGAGGACCCAGGACAGGTTGGGGTTGTGCTCGTGCAGCAGCCGCGCCAGCGCCCCGCGCAGCGACTGGTTGTCGACGATCCCGGTCGCGCCCACCCGGTGCGAGTCGTAGAGGTAGTCGGTCCAGAAGCTCCAGGACGCCTGGGGCAGCGCGAGCCAGCCGAACAGCACCGTCCCGGCGAACCCGGCGAAGGAGACCAGCGCGGCCCGGGGGCGTCCGGTGAGCAGCAGGTAGAGGCCGAAGACGCCGGGGGTGAGCTTCAGCCCGGTGGCGATGCCGATCAGCAGGCCCTTGCTGCGGGCCCGGTCCGGCCGGTTCAGGTCGGCCAGGACCAGGCAGACGATCAGCAGGTTGATCTGCCCGTAGCGCAGGGTGGTGTAGACGGGCTCCAGCCAGACGCCCGCCAGCGGCGCCAGGGCGACCGCCAGCGGGCGGCTGCGCTGCCGGGGCCAACCGACCAGCCGGAAGGAGAGCCAGGCCAGCGCGGCGAGCAGGGCCAGATTGGCGCAGGTGACCACGGCCCGCAGCAGCGGGACCGGCGCCAGCGTGGTCGCGGTGAAGACCAGCGCCGCGAACGGCGGGTAGGTCGCGTACAGCTTCCAGTGCGGGACGATCATGGTGTAGAGGTTCTGGCCGTGCCGGACGGTCTCGCCCTCGTCGCGGTAGACGACCATGTCGACCATCTGGAAGTGCTCCAGCTGCCGCACCGTCTCGTACGCCAGCAGCGAGAGCACTCCCACCGCCAGCAGCAGCGCCGCCCGCCCGGGGCGGTCGCCGAGCAGGGCGCGCAGCCGTCCGGGTACCGCGGCGGTCACCCCCTCGGCGTGCTCCCCGGTGCGTCTGCCGGGGTGCTCCCCGGCCTGCTCGGGCACGACCGCACTGCGCTCACCACTGCCAACCGCCACGTGCCCCCGCTACCGCCCTCACGCCCGCCCCCAGTGTCGGCCGTCCGGCGGCCGAGCCTATCGGGGCTGATCGCTTCGTGCGCCCCCCACCGGGGGGTGGCTCTCCTCGCCGGTGCGGCGTAGGGGGTTCATCCGGACGGATGAGAGGAGCGGGCGGAGCCCCCGGTCGTCGGCCCGGCCGCGCCGTCGACCACTCGGCGCAGCAGGTCGCGCAGGTCGGCGCGCTCCTCCTGGCCGAGGGCGGCCAGCGGCTCGCGGGCGAAGTGCAGCGAGGCGCGCAGCTCGGAGGAGGCGGCCCGGCCGGCCTCGGTGGCCACCACCCGTTTGATCCTGCGGTCGCCGGGATCGGCCTGCCGCTCGACCAGCCCGCGCACCTCCAGCCGGTCCACGATGCCGGTGATGTTGGACGGCTCGCAGCTCAGGGTCTGCGCGATCTGGCGCATCGGCAGCGGGCCGAGCCGCAGCAGCCCGAGGACCTTGGCCTGGGCGCCGGTGAGCGAGCGGGCGGCGGCGGCCTCCTCGTACTCCTTGTGGAACAGCGCGACCATGCGGGCCATCAGGTCGACCACTTCGAGGGTGACCGGGTCCTCCTGCTCGCGCCCCTGCCCCGGGACGGGCTCGCGCACCTGTACCTGCTGCTGCTCCTGCGGTTGCGACATGCTCTCAGGGTACCTGAATATTTGACATGGTGAACCTTTCTGTTCCATGGTTGCTTGAGATGGTCAA
Proteins encoded in this window:
- a CDS encoding glycosyltransferase 87 family protein, which codes for MAVGSGERSAVVPEQAGEHPGRRTGEHAEGVTAAVPGRLRALLGDRPGRAALLLAVGVLSLLAYETVRQLEHFQMVDMVVYRDEGETVRHGQNLYTMIVPHWKLYATYPPFAALVFTATTLAPVPLLRAVVTCANLALLAALAWLSFRLVGWPRQRSRPLAVALAPLAGVWLEPVYTTLRYGQINLLIVCLVLADLNRPDRARSKGLLIGIATGLKLTPGVFGLYLLLTGRPRAALVSFAGFAGTVLFGWLALPQASWSFWTDYLYDSHRVGATGIVDNQSLRGALARLLHEHNPNLSWVLAAGLTAAAGLAVAARTARVGPRLPRADAWGAVCAALTALLVSPISWTHHWVWCVPILVLLAAEAAAEQARPRAARRLRWRPLLGLGLLAFAGYGMWLVPHRLPQDSLHLALWQQLPGSVYPAFGLLLLGVAVVRTARRRRREEPPPPAPAAQERSR
- a CDS encoding MarR family winged helix-turn-helix transcriptional regulator, encoding MARMVALFHKEYEEAAAARSLTGAQAKVLGLLRLGPLPMRQIAQTLSCEPSNITGIVDRLEVRGLVERQADPGDRRIKRVVATEAGRAASSELRASLHFAREPLAALGQEERADLRDLLRRVVDGAAGPTTGGSARSSHPSG